The Candidatus Sericytochromatia bacterium genome includes the window CGACATGTTCAGTGCGGCCGGCTGGCAGACGGCCTTCGGCGGCGATGGGGGACCCTATGCCCTGCTGGTCGGCAGCCTGCTGGGCCTCGGCGCGGCCTGGGCACTGTTTCCACGGGACCGCGGCATCCAGCCCGGCGAGGCAGCCAGCCAGGGAGCCGGCAGCTTGTTACCAGCGTTGCTGGTGCTGGTACTGGCCTGGACGCTCGGTAGCGTCCTGGAAGCCCTGGGCGCCTCTCAGCAGATCGCCGGCTGGTTCAGTCTGGCCCAAAGCCCTTTCTGGCTGCCGCTGCTGGTGTTCGTGGTCGGCTGCGGCATGTCGTTTGTCACCGGCAGTTCTTGGGGCACGATGGGTCTGCTGACGCCGCTGGCCCTGTCCGCGACCCTGATCGCCGGCAAGCAGGCCGGCCTGGACCCGGCAGCCTTGCAAACGCTCAGCACCATGGTGATCGGGGCCGTGTTCGGTGGTGCCACTTTTGGCGACCATTGCAGCCCGTTCTCCGACACCACCATTGTGAGTGCCCTGGCCAGCGGCTGCAGCACCCCCGCTCATGTCTGGACCCAGCTGCCATTCGCGGCCCTGTCCGCCGGTTGCTCGCTCGTCGCCTATAGCGGGATGGCCAGCGGATTGGCGGCCTGGCAGGCGACCGGGCTGGCCGCGATCTTGATGGTGCTGTGGCTGCAAGCCGCCCGGACGAGGGCTTTCACCAGAACTTAAACTCTGACACGGCAATCTGTCAGACGATTGTCACACCGGTCTTGGATATCCCTCCCGTGAGTGAAATCGGAGTCGCCCAGCCGCTCCGACTTGTGG containing:
- a CDS encoding Na+/H+ antiporter NhaC family protein encodes the protein GLQGAPFPLAPYELYLGSILANPYCLLTLLLIPLAIAWDYEPAAMRACRPVSMAPEESAATKPGRRRVVLVPLAVLSPAILLGFPLFCGTPVDMFSAAGWQTAFGGDGGPYALLVGSLLGLGAAWALFPRDRGIQPGEAASQGAGSLLPALLVLVLAWTLGSVLEALGASQQIAGWFSLAQSPFWLPLLVFVVGCGMSFVTGSSWGTMGLLTPLALSATLIAGKQAGLDPAALQTLSTMVIGAVFGGATFGDHCSPFSDTTIVSALASGCSTPAHVWTQLPFAALSAGCSLVAYSGMASGLAAWQATGLAAILMVLWLQAARTRAFTRT